The sequence TCACTTAAAAAGTATGAATCAGGATTTCCCAGAGTAATGGTTGTTTAAAAACTACCTGCATTTTTTGATAGCCCTCTGAGGAGAGTTTTATGTGCCCTCTCCCTGGTAGGATGGTCACACATCACTCAAATGGGCAAGCTCTGCTCCACAGATAGGCAGAAACCTCCATATTTCCATACAGCACCGGGGCTGCAAGAGGTGGGGAAAATACCAGTATGGCACAGCTGGAAAATAAGAAGAGCTTGCACTGCAGTGAATGCTTGGAAACTATTTGCAAAAGGCAAGAGAGATGCTCGCCCTGGGTAATACAGGATTTAACCCAAGAGAAAGCAGCGCTCGAGCCCCGTGATTCAGCTCAGCCTCGCGATCCCCTTCCTCCGCTCCGAAAGGTCGCCATAATAAATGAACATATTTATCAAACCCATCCCAAGCTACTGCAAATCATTCAGGAGCAGACGGGAGGGAAGAATCCACCATTTGAGCACAATTTTGCTGAAAACGTTCTGCTCAGCACCAGTAGTGAAAGACTTATTTGCTGCTGTTATAAACGCCATGAATTAATATTGTCTGGTGCCCTGGGTATTCACCATGAGGCAGGGTAGGGTTTTTCTGTATGCTTTCATGTAGGCATGAGGATAGCTTGGGCTGGGAGCGTGTGCCTTCCCCTGGCTTCCCAGACCACACATGTAATGCACAGGGGCAGAGGGGTATGATTTACAAGCAAGCTGCTTCCTAACCTTAACGTGCTGTGATGCACCCACTGCCCTTTAAATAACCGCTGTCTTTTGAAGGCATAAATACttaagggggaaagaaaaaaaccaccattcCCTCCTGAAAGACCTAATTTATCTGGAATTATCCATCCTTGGCTATAAATCCCCTGTAAAACTTGGCATGAGTTTAAAAGCAGTTACAGCAATGACTGTATATTTTTATCCGAAACCTCAAGAAAGAACAAATTGAAGCCCTAAACGGCAGCTACAAGACGTCGCAGAGAGCCGTGCTGGTTAGAGCGGGGCTGCAGTGAGCGTCTTGCCCGGGAAGCACCATTTAGGGGTACACGTGAACCCCCGCCCCCatctttttggtttctttccgAGCAATTCGTGCTTGAGCAATTATTTTAACACACCGGTTTTCCCTGCTGTGCACGAGTCTAACAGTGAACTCAGAAGAGCAGCCTTGGGGTCCCGGCTGGTGCAGCAGTTTTTAAGTTCCCTGCTAACATTTGCTGAGCACCACGTCCTTGCCTGCCACATCCTTTGGGAACCAGGGCACAGGTACGTGCATCCCTGGTGTCCACCTACTCAAGCACATGTCAGGGCTGGCTCTGACTCATCTGGCTTcccactttttcttctttgttcttctTCTCTCCCTGAAGCAGGAGAGAATccaggttttatttaaatgaggCTCCATAAACATAAGCAGCTGCAATACACTTCCCTGTGCAAAGTAGGACAGGTTTTTAATGGCTTACAATTCCTTAGGCTTGGCTTCTTCCCTTCAACCTCCacttctgtctctctccctAAAAGATGAGAGAGCCCAGATTCGTGCGTGTCCTTGTTAAGCCAGCCGGTGGGGAGTAGAAGCAGTGCCACCGAGTCCCGGGTGGGCTCTGGCACCGAGTCCCTCCGACAGCTCCCGGGGCTCTCCCCGGTTCCTGGTCCCCCTCCTGCAAGCAGGGATGCCCCCCGGCCCCAAGGAATGGGCAGCCAAACTGCATGCATGTGCGGGGTTCGGCTCAGCACCTTTGCAGCCCTCCAAACCCAGGTCTAGGCTCAGCCTAACCCCGGCGGGCTGGGTAAGGAACGCTCTCAGtcccagcagcctggctgtgtCACCCCGGAGATGTTATCTTTTCCACCGACCGGTGCCGAGGGCTGGCGAAGTGCGGGTTGCGTGAGAGACGCGGATCCGTGGACAGATGTGACCGTGGTGGCCAGGCTCCGCAGGATGAGATGGGGTGATCTATAGGGGGGTCCGTGGGGTCAAGCACTTTCCTCTCAGGGAGCTGCTATGGCATAGCTGTCCATGGCGTGCTGGGACCTCATGCCGTGCCGGGGACAGCTTTGCTACCCCCTCCCCTGCCATGCTGGGGACAGTCCAAGCCCCGTGTGCCAGCCCTAACCTCACCCCTACTGGCGGAGGGACGTGCCCCTCACCCTGCGAGCTGCTTTaccccctcccctgctgcagccacgGGCAGGGGTCTGGCAGCCTGTCGTGCCGAGCGCTTCTTCACACCCCATCAGTCAGCTGCTCGAGcggtgagaaaaaaaaaacccagagccCTCTCCGGAGAGCTCACCTTTATTTATTCCTCGCTGGAAGCTGAGCGCTCCTTTCCTCAGTAACTGGTAAAACCCCAGGGCCGTAATTTAGCAGAACTGCCCCCAGGCTGGGACCTCCACAGAGCGTGTGGGTCCCTCTCCCCGCTGCAGCTGGGACACAGCCGGGCTGGGATACCCGGAGCTGGGGGTGCCGCAGCCCCAGTGGGAATTCGCAGTGTTAGGGGACACTCGTGGATCTACCTGTCTCCACCTGGGTTGCGctcctgctttctctgcaggAGCACCCAGGGCTTGAACTTGCCGAGGAGTTTTGGACGGAGAGCGCCTGAGTAAGGGCAGCACGCCACGTTTCCCTGCAGGACACCCTAGGCTGTGTTCATCCTCAGTAAAAAGCTGTTCTGTGTTAAGCCACACACAGGGCACGGTGGTGGGTGTCCCGGCAGTGGGACAGTTCCTGGTGGGAGCCCAGCTCATGCTGCAGTGTGGTAGGAGCTGAGGGGGGCTGTCATCCCCTGGCCAGCACGTGGAGGGACACTAACGCTCATTCTCTGCTCTCTtttccagggatggagggatgcgtgtacagctgggagcagcaggagcacagcacGGCCCCGTGGGGATAGGTGTGAAGGTGATTCCCCGTGAGGACACAGCGcgacccccccagaccccggAGGAGCGTGGGGTCTTACTGGGAAGAGGAGAGCTCCccttcctgccctgccagccaggTCTGCCTGCTGCCCAGGCACCGATTGCGTTTCCAGAGATCCGTACCAGGATTTGGGGCTCGGAGCCCAGTGCTGTAGGATCACTGGAGACCCTGACAACAATGGGGGACCCGCCACGGAGGAGGGACATCCCTGGAGGAGGCCCTACGCTTCTGTGAGCCCTGGCTGCTggtggcagaggctgcctggggctgggctgctCGGCCAGCCCGGGGGCAGAGCCGTGGTGCTTGCGGGGCACGGCCAACGAAGGGCGAAGAGCCGGGGACAGGGTCTGCAGGGGCAGCCCAGAGCCCCAGGAGAGCGGGGCTGCCAGCTGAGCCGCTGCTTCTCCAGGGACCAATTCCTGGGGCTAGGGGACGGAGCAGCCCTTGGTGCCCGGGCTTGCCGCAGATGTCTCCCCGTGCCCCGGCGGCAGGACCGCTCCCCTAGTGCCGGCGCGGAGCGAGGACCGCTCGTCTCACCATGGTGCTGCCGCCGCCCGACAAGCGCCACGTCTGTCTGACCACCATCGTCATCATGACCAGCATGGCCTTTATGGACGCCTACCTGGTGGAGCAGAACCAGGGGCCCCGCAAGATCGGCGTCTGCATCATCGTGCTGGTGGGGGACATCTGCTTCCTCATCGTGCTGCGCTACGTGGCGGTGTGGGTGGGGGCGGAGGTGAAGACGGCCAAGAGGGGCTACGCCATGATCCTGTGGTTCCTCTACATCTTCGTGCTGGAGATCAAGCTGTACTTCATCTTTCAGAATTACAAAGCGGACAAGAAGAACCTGGAGACGGTGGCCAGGAAAGCCCTGACCCTGCTCCTCTCCATCTGCGTGCCGGGGCTCTacctggtgctggtggcctTGGACAGCATGGAGTACATACGGACCTTTCGGAAGAAAGAGGACTTGCGGGGTCGCCTCTTCTGGGTGGCTCTCGACCTGCTGGATATCTTGGACATCCAGGCCAACCTGTGGGAGCCGCACAGGACTGGCCTGCCCATCTGGGCAGAGGGGCTCATGTTCTTCTACTGCTACATACTCCTCCTGATCCTGCCTTGCGTGTCCCTCAGTGAGATCAGCATGCAAGGGGAGCACATTGCCCCGCAAAAAATGATGCTCTACCCCGTCCTCAGCCTGGTCACTATTAACATCGTCACCATCTTCATCCGGGCCATCAACATGGTCTTGTTCCAGGACAGCAGGGTCTCCACCATCTTTATCGGCAAGAACATCATCGCGATCGCCACCAAGGCGTGCACCTTCCTCGAGTACAAGCGGCAGGTGAAGGAGTTCCCCCAGAATGCCATCGCCCTGGAGCTCCAGCAGAACTCCCTCTCCCACAACCAGACCATCCACAGCGTGCAGGGCATCCCCCACGAGCCGTCGCCCACCAGCGAGATCCTCGACACATGAGGGATCACCCCCCAGCCGAGCGTTGGTTCAGATAGCCCCGCGCCGAGCGGAGGAGGGATGCTGCTCTCTTGCTGCACGGGGCGAGCGTCACGGACAAAATCCTGGCAGCGAGGGCTCTTCTAGGCACAAAACACCGACCATGTTTTAATTGAGCTATGGAGTGTCCCCTAGACGTCTTCATCTCAGGTATAACCCTAGGAGCCCTCCAGACAAACCAAATGAACTTGCAAAGGACCTGAACCAGCTaaccctctctctccctcctgccaccaTCTCCCCTCCTGAGCAAAGACCACTAAGGTTGCAATGTCCCTTTTTACTCCTCGAGCACCTCACCTTTACTCCAAGCCTGGAATGAAGATTTTGTTACTGGAGACCTTTTTATGGAGTGGGGACAGGGTCATAGGTGTACgggttggggggagggggggaaggtggGACATTTGAACCAGTAAACCCTGTGATTGTAGATGTCTCTTATCTCCAATGGTTGTGTTTACAGTTTCATATTTATAACGGCTCCCGGGAGCTCCCGGGCTGCCCTGGGGGCCGGTGTCCTTGCGGTCAGCGGTGGGCGAGAGCAGCAAGCCCTGCGGCGAGGAGCAGGGCCAGGGGCCGGCACGGGTCCCCTGCCCCGGGACGAGGGGGACTGCGCCTCCACCAGCGCGCTACGCCGACTCTGCCGGGAGCAATATTTGGCAAGCTAAAGCTAACCTTAATGCTGGTGTTTTATGTCTTTCGTTCAGTCCAAACAACTCAGCacaatatttctatttttagaagggtctctctgtctctctccctgcCGTTGCAAACCTCCCTGCCTGCGGCAGCCGGTACAGCCACCCTGGCCCCACGGGCACCGCTGCAGGCAGGCACGGGCACCCAGGAGGGCTTAGTAATAAGGATGGCGACGATGCATTTCACTCCGGCATCGAGCGTTTATAAAGAGGGCTGCTTTCCACAGctactatatttttaaaataaaatctttccaaaaaaaaaaaaaaaaaatccccaaaaagAGCTGGGAAGGATGTGCTGCCCCAGGCAGGCGGCTGGGCTcggggctgggcaggggtcTCCTCCGCCGGTGGGTGCTGTGGCGAGGGGCTCGGCTGCCCGTGGGCAGTGGGGTGGGAGGCGAGGGCCAGCCGGACAATAAAAGCCCCGTGAGAGCAATGGCTTCTGGTGGTCTCTTTTCTGCCagcgcggggagggaggggggcagctTGGGGATGAGCTCCTGTATGGTCCAAATCACTTCTCTCCTCCTATATCCACCTCCCCTGGATCCCCAAGTGCCTTCCCGAGATGTTCTGCCCTGCACTCATCCAGCGGTGggcacagaaagcaaataaatcatttttttccagctgaaatgcTGCCCCAGGGGTTGGGCACCTCTCAGCTGCCTGCACCTGGGGGGTGGCGCGAGGAGACAAGCAGAAAAGCTGCATCTCAAACATGCTGAAACgggatatttttgctttttctaaaccaaacattttgttttgcgGAGACAGAATAAAATGCCTGATGCTGTTTACATTTCTCTTCCACATTTTCTCCTGGCTCTGCTCACTGAATTTGACCTAAATCCACAAATCATTTTAGTCTCCATCTTTTCAGCCCATCATGATCTGTCCAAAACATTTCACCCAGCCCTGATCCAGCCTTCCAAATTTAGGAGCAGGCTATCACAGCCTTGCTTGGCCGCTCTGTCGCCCAAGGATGACCTTGGGGGGTTTCTCTACCAGGAATAAATCCGCTGAGAAATATAATGATATCTTTGCCAACAAAAGTGAGTTTGCAATAGATTTAGCCAACTGGAAaagtttcttcctcctttccctcagaGAACATGAGAGGAAGAGGGCAGGTGATTTAAAAGGTATTagcagaaattaattaaattgcTAAATTATTCTGGAATACCTATGGAATTACATATTACATCTCTACTGGTGCCATTAAAATACATGCGATTACCATCAGTACAATTAACTCCCAAGTATCTAATAACATTCTGCCACTCTTTTAGGTAATTAATTTATGAGCCTTTGTTTTACAGCTCTTCCCCAGAACCGAGCGGAGGAAAACCTGCAGGTGCTGcgcccagcagcagcctgcac comes from Haliaeetus albicilla chromosome 8, bHalAlb1.1, whole genome shotgun sequence and encodes:
- the TMEM121 gene encoding transmembrane protein 121 — encoded protein: MVLPPPDKRHVCLTTIVIMTSMAFMDAYLVEQNQGPRKIGVCIIVLVGDICFLIVLRYVAVWVGAEVKTAKRGYAMILWFLYIFVLEIKLYFIFQNYKADKKNLETVARKALTLLLSICVPGLYLVLVALDSMEYIRTFRKKEDLRGRLFWVALDLLDILDIQANLWEPHRTGLPIWAEGLMFFYCYILLLILPCVSLSEISMQGEHIAPQKMMLYPVLSLVTINIVTIFIRAINMVLFQDSRVSTIFIGKNIIAIATKACTFLEYKRQVKEFPQNAIALELQQNSLSHNQTIHSVQGIPHEPSPTSEILDT